TTTAATCATTCCCTTTGCAGAGGCTCGGGGAAAAGCCACGCCACTGATCGAAAAAGCGCTGCAACTGGCCCCATTTTCCTCGGACGCATGGACATCCAAGGGCTTCCTCGATCAGCAAATATTCGAAAATAGCGGTGACAGCGACTACCTGGCTTCAGCCGAGGCCGCTTACCTGAAAGCACAAGAGCTGGACCCGAATAATGCACAAGCCCTGTACTGGCACGGCATCCTGATGGACGCCACGGGTAATTACAAGGCCGCGATCGAGATGTTCCGGCAATCGCTGAAACTGGATCCGCTGGCGCGTATTCCGCGTTATCGCCTGGCATTGGACTACCAGCAGGCGGGCCATTTCGACGAGGCCCGCGCGGCGCTGGAAGAATCCTTCCGCCTGTACCCGGATTTCACGACCGCGAAAGCGGCGATCGGCACCCTCGAACTCAGCCTCGGCAATTTCGAGGCCGCCGAATCCATCCTGCTCGAGATTGCCGATTCTCCGGCCGGCGGCGACGCCAATATCTATTTCAGCCTGTTTGCGGTTTATTCAAACGTCGGCGAATACCAGTTGGCGCTAGACGCGATCGAGAAAGTGCCGCCGAGTCCGCTGAAAGACGGCGTTAACAAGTTACTGGCGGCGCAGCAGTCGCACGATATCGGTGTCTTGCTGGCGACCACCGCCGAACTTGCCGCAAGCGACGGGTCACCGCTCCAATGGAAGATCCTGGCGGCGCAGGTCGAATACCTGGCCGGCGATTTCGAAAAAAGCCGGCAGCGGCTGGCAAAGGATTATCCCGTTTTGTTTAGCGAGAATCCGGAGATCAACCTGCAGAGAGTTCTCCCGGCAACCATTGCGGCCGCGGCGCTGAAGAAGCTGGGCGAAACGGAACAGGCCGATCGCCTGTTGCAACTGGCCCAGGCAATCTACGAGTCGAAATGGCCGGACTACCAACCATCTGGTGTGCACTACCGCCTGGCCGAACTGCTGGCGATCAAAGGCGACAAGGACGCGGCCATGCGGCATTTGCAGGCTGCTTATGACGAGGGATTCCGCCTGCTGTGGACGGATTTTAGCTACCCGATGGATGGCAACCCCTATTTCGGAGAATTGCTGGCCGATCAGCGCTTTGTCGCGCTAGTCGAAAAAATCCGGGTGCACAACGAACAGGCCCGCCAAAGAATTGTCGCCGCGCATGCCCAAAGCGAGCAGGCATAACCGGCCATGAGCGGGCTGTTTACAGAACTGAAGCGACGCAATGTTTTCCGGGTTGCGGTCGTCTACGTGATCGCCAGCTGGATCATCCTGCAGGTCGCGGATGTCATGGCCGAGGCGCTGACGCTGCCCGACTGGACCCTGGGGCTGATCGCCACCTTGCTGATACTCGGTTTTCCGGTCGCGGTGATCCTGGCGTGGGCGCTGGAAATAACACCCGAGGGCATCAAGCGCCAAAAACACGTGGACCGCAGCCAGTCGATTACCGGCGAGACCGGCAAGAAAATCAACCAGGTCACCGTTATCCTGCTGGCAGTGGCCGTGGGCTTCCTGCTGATCGAGCGTTTCACGCAACAACAGCCAGCGTCGGAATCAGCGGTCGAATCGCCAACGGAACAATCCACGGTCAGCGCGCCGGACCGGTCGATCGCCGTGATTCCGTTTGCCTCGAGGGGAGGCGATGGTGCGGATGACAGTTTCGCCGAAGGCATCCATGACGACCTGTTGACCCAGCTCGGCAAGATCGGCGCGCTGAAAGTCATCTCGCGCACTTCGGTCATGCAATACAAGGACACAAAAAAATCGATACCGCAGATCGCCCGCGAGCTCGGTGTTGCGACGGTGCTCGAAGGCGGCGTGCAAAGGGCCGGCGACCGGATCAGGATCAACATGCAGCTGATCGATGCGCAGACCGACAAGCACCTGTGGGCGGAAACCTACGACCGCGACCTCAGCGTCACCAGCATTTTCGATATCCAGAGCGATATTGCCCATGCGGTGAGCCGCGCCTTGAAGGCCAACCTGACTTCTGATGAGGAAAACCGCCTGGCCAGCCTGCCGACCAGCAGCCTGGCCGCCTATGACGCCTTTTCGCGCGGCAAGTTACTACTGCCAAACAGAACCACGGCGGCGCTAAAACAAGCGGAGGGTGCTTTCCGCGAGGCGATTGCGCTGGATCCCGAATACGCCGAGGCCTACACGGCCCTGGCCGATACGCTGAGTCTGCAGGTGGATTATTCCGGTCTCAGGATCGACGATTACCTGGCCGAGGTGGAAAGCATCGTCGAAAAGGCGCTCGACCTCGACCCACTGCTCGGTGAAGCGCATATCGCGCAGGCGACCTGGCTGGGTTACAACGACTCCGCGGCAGC
The sequence above is drawn from the Pseudomonadota bacterium genome and encodes:
- a CDS encoding tetratricopeptide repeat protein, which codes for MNKLFAELKRRNVIKVVTAYVIAAWISLQMADMVREPLGMPDWVFQAILVALGSGLVLTITLSWIFEITPDGIKKTPTTGDDAGKGFSTGRKIDFIIIALLLVSLLAFVAKDSLLGPQEAPPAAADADAVKSIAVLPFVSMSSDIENEYFSDGLSEELLNMLANIKDLKVAGRTSSFYYKGRDIDLREIGSQLNVNHVLEGSVRKSGNQVRITAQLVSVADGYHVWSETYDRQLDDIFKIQEEIARAVTAALKVTLLLEEDQALATQQALNPAAHSMYLIARSRQRERGLDNLEQAMHLFENIIEDFPDFAPAYSGLSDSILLLSNNHLIIPFAEARGKATPLIEKALQLAPFSSDAWTSKGFLDQQIFENSGDSDYLASAEAAYLKAQELDPNNAQALYWHGILMDATGNYKAAIEMFRQSLKLDPLARIPRYRLALDYQQAGHFDEARAALEESFRLYPDFTTAKAAIGTLELSLGNFEAAESILLEIADSPAGGDANIYFSLFAVYSNVGEYQLALDAIEKVPPSPLKDGVNKLLAAQQSHDIGVLLATTAELAASDGSPLQWKILAAQVEYLAGDFEKSRQRLAKDYPVLFSENPEINLQRVLPATIAAAALKKLGETEQADRLLQLAQAIYESKWPDYQPSGVHYRLAELLAIKGDKDAAMRHLQAAYDEGFRLLWTDFSYPMDGNPYFGELLADQRFVALVEKIRVHNEQARQRIVAAHAQSEQA